A single genomic interval of Gimesia chilikensis harbors:
- a CDS encoding SMI1/KNR4 family protein, whose amino-acid sequence MAHNDDIKQLLNQADAFIAGGQSDEMIAAAEARLGVTFPASFRAYLSQWGNLSFNGYEYYGLTRNTDFDHSGIPNCVWFTLRKREQIGLPASLVIFRNENDEQYFCLDTAQRRSDNECPVIIWDHIAGEISQTLNASFSEFLQEELTEWLDEM is encoded by the coding sequence ATGGCCCACAATGACGATATCAAGCAACTGTTGAATCAGGCCGACGCTTTCATCGCCGGCGGACAGTCGGACGAAATGATCGCAGCCGCTGAGGCTCGGCTGGGAGTCACCTTTCCTGCTTCCTTCCGCGCGTACCTGTCGCAGTGGGGGAATCTGAGTTTTAACGGCTATGAATACTACGGCCTGACGCGGAATACTGATTTCGATCACTCCGGCATTCCCAACTGTGTCTGGTTTACCTTACGCAAACGGGAACAGATCGGGCTGCCGGCATCCTTGGTCATTTTCCGCAACGAAAACGATGAGCAGTATTTTTGTCTCGATACCGCTCAGAGACGAAGCGACAACGAGTGCCCCGTCATCATCTGGGATCACATCGCTGGCGAAATCTCACAGACCCTGAACGCGAGTTTCAGCGAATTTCTGCAGGAAGAACTGACCGAGTGGCTCGATGAAATGTGA
- a CDS encoding phospholipase D-like domain-containing protein yields the protein MSRSSSASSVLSSFLVPASGHRCIPLSEGLSAFDCRKRLIRQAQHRIWFSTFLWRNDRAGNFLVNELERRAREGVEVRILLDHWVTLQSEDSILPRLRQLAASSEVEVRLFNPVVEKMEPGDVEVMWAAALSGETLNRRMHGKIALFDDACVILGGRNLGDEYFDMHRFRCFTDTEILVSGPVVPEAHDAFARFWDHDLSVNLLDFATEQEAAPAQSDTNTTADLPEPFSTIAAECCPDYTARLFEPRSIKFCYDQPHVDTRLPDETGNRLEEALASARKSIHLTSPITIFPLAWFERLEKLREQNDAFLLSIVTNSLVSTDNLYTYAAGLKQRKKLLNLFHANLHEIRAVPEDAVDVIPSFPRLADENQKTDEQPASGFGANPFEYEQLHTTLHCKYFIIDGTKTVLGSPNLDPRSLYINTELLLLIEDEALSQYYLEHHNRLRYNTNSWIIARRPDETLWTRLTGLISFKQPRDDAIGAHRPGYCFTPGEGTVKEIPDPLAADFYERYQACGVYPGINDSDEKVELFLTENLSYLFRDSL from the coding sequence ATGAGTCGAAGCAGTTCGGCCTCTTCCGTGCTTTCCTCTTTTCTGGTCCCTGCCAGCGGGCATCGATGCATACCGCTGAGTGAAGGACTTTCTGCATTCGACTGCCGCAAACGACTGATCCGGCAGGCGCAGCATCGCATCTGGTTCAGTACCTTTCTCTGGCGGAATGACCGTGCGGGCAACTTCCTGGTCAACGAACTCGAACGCCGTGCCCGGGAAGGTGTGGAAGTACGGATCCTGCTCGACCATTGGGTCACGCTGCAATCAGAAGACTCAATTTTACCACGCCTGCGTCAGCTCGCAGCTTCGAGTGAGGTTGAAGTACGGCTGTTTAACCCCGTTGTAGAGAAGATGGAACCCGGGGATGTGGAAGTCATGTGGGCGGCGGCGCTTTCAGGCGAAACGTTGAACCGCCGGATGCACGGTAAAATCGCCTTGTTTGACGATGCCTGCGTCATCCTGGGAGGCCGCAATCTGGGTGACGAGTATTTCGACATGCACCGTTTCCGCTGTTTTACCGATACGGAAATTCTGGTCAGCGGTCCCGTCGTCCCCGAAGCACACGACGCGTTTGCACGTTTCTGGGATCACGATCTGAGTGTGAACCTGCTGGATTTCGCAACGGAGCAAGAGGCTGCCCCGGCACAGTCAGATACAAATACCACGGCCGATTTGCCGGAACCATTTTCGACTATCGCAGCAGAGTGTTGCCCCGACTATACCGCACGCCTCTTTGAACCTCGCTCAATCAAATTCTGTTATGATCAGCCTCATGTCGACACCCGGTTACCCGACGAGACCGGGAACCGGCTGGAAGAGGCCCTGGCTTCCGCCCGGAAAAGTATTCATCTCACTTCGCCGATTACGATCTTTCCTCTTGCATGGTTCGAGCGACTGGAAAAACTGCGCGAACAAAACGACGCATTTCTGCTCTCGATTGTTACAAACAGCCTGGTTTCCACAGACAACCTTTACACCTATGCGGCGGGACTCAAACAACGAAAAAAGCTGCTCAACTTGTTCCACGCAAATCTGCATGAAATACGCGCAGTCCCCGAAGATGCAGTCGATGTCATTCCCAGCTTTCCAAGGCTTGCTGATGAGAATCAGAAAACGGACGAACAGCCGGCCTCCGGCTTTGGAGCCAATCCCTTTGAGTATGAGCAACTTCACACGACCCTGCACTGCAAGTATTTCATCATTGATGGCACAAAGACAGTACTTGGCTCACCCAATCTGGATCCCCGTTCGTTGTATATCAACACGGAACTGCTGCTGCTGATCGAAGATGAAGCACTCAGCCAGTATTACCTGGAGCACCACAATCGGTTGCGGTATAACACGAACAGCTGGATCATCGCCCGTCGGCCGGACGAAACGCTCTGGACCCGCTTAACGGGCCTGATTTCGTTCAAGCAGCCACGCGATGACGCCATCGGAGCGCATCGACCCGGCTACTGCTTCACCCCCGGGGAAGGCACCGTCAAAGAAATCCCCGATCCCCTGGCCGCCGATTTCTACGAACGCTACCAGGCCTGCGGCGTCTATCCGGGAATCAACGATTCCGACGAAAAAGTCGAACTCTTCCTGACCGAGAATCTGTCCTATCTGTTTCGCGATTCGTTGTAA
- a CDS encoding endonuclease/exonuclease/phosphatase family protein gives MSYNIHSCRSARLEPSLDDVVDVLGDAQPDVVALQEVDVNCPRTDQIHQAEEIGRQLQMTPHFFSLVDWTRFQSRHEKQGRYGLAFLSHKDLRLIDSREFYLPLLSPLSEPRGVFQIQAEWQGKSISILNTHLSVHRRENQLQMQALCELIQQAGTEHEASILLGDFNTTGRSRAIRRLRTLMSECIPTGKPRATFPSRFPLLQLDRIFTGGALEPQPSQVLASPGARQASDHFPVQVELKL, from the coding sequence GTGTCATACAATATTCATTCGTGCCGCTCAGCCAGGCTGGAACCTTCTCTGGATGACGTGGTGGATGTGCTTGGTGATGCTCAGCCGGACGTGGTCGCTCTGCAGGAAGTTGATGTAAATTGTCCCCGCACAGATCAAATCCATCAGGCAGAGGAAATCGGTCGGCAGTTGCAGATGACGCCGCACTTCTTCAGTCTGGTAGACTGGACCCGGTTTCAAAGTCGACACGAAAAGCAGGGACGCTACGGATTGGCTTTTCTGTCGCATAAAGACTTACGGCTGATCGATTCCCGGGAGTTTTACCTGCCTCTGCTGAGCCCGTTAAGCGAACCGCGGGGTGTCTTTCAGATACAGGCAGAGTGGCAGGGGAAATCGATCTCGATCCTGAACACGCATTTAAGCGTGCACCGCCGGGAAAATCAGCTCCAGATGCAAGCCCTGTGTGAGTTGATTCAGCAGGCCGGTACCGAACACGAGGCATCGATCCTGCTGGGGGATTTCAATACAACCGGGCGGTCGCGGGCGATCAGAAGGCTTCGCACCCTGATGTCAGAGTGCATTCCGACAGGAAAGCCGCGTGCCACTTTCCCCAGCCGTTTTCCATTGCTACAATTAGATCGTATTTTTACGGGCGGGGCTCTGGAACCTCAGCCCAGCCAGGTACTCGCCTCTCCGGGCGCGCGTCAAGCCTCTGATCATTTTCCTGTTCAAGTGGAATTAAAACTTTAA
- a CDS encoding sulfatase translates to MVRFAGRVFWFVVFLLAVPMVVTAAPLNVVYIIVDDLGAHDLACYGNTLHQTPHIDRLAQESMKFTQAYAASPVCSPTRASLMTGKNPARLKMTVWHEQAKSHRKTKRPLIEGKSLPNLTHTETTIAERLHQAGYRTLHVGKWHLGEAGFYPESHGFEVNIGGTLWGAPQTFFYPFAGDRHYGHEFRYVPGVLERSDQDDYLTDRLTDEAIRLLKSSASGKRPFFLNMAYHTVHTPIEGKLDVVKAYEKKIQPDSPWQNAEYAAMVASLDENVGRILKTLEELKLADNTAVLLMSDNGGFINQYEGKTVTNNHPLRSGKGSLYEGGIRIPLLVRWPGVTTAGSVSAEPVVTSDLYPTLIDLLELQADQEQRDGVSLKPLLTGSTQKLKRDRLHFHYPHYYPTTTPASAMRAGNWKLIHYYEDDRNELYDLSRDPSETTDLSKQKPEQAQQLWKQLHAWLKGVDASFPQENPERRK, encoded by the coding sequence ATGGTGCGCTTCGCCGGGAGAGTGTTCTGGTTTGTGGTGTTTCTGCTGGCCGTGCCTATGGTTGTGACCGCGGCACCGTTGAATGTGGTCTATATTATCGTCGATGATCTCGGTGCCCACGATCTGGCCTGTTACGGGAATACGTTACACCAGACGCCGCACATTGATCGACTGGCGCAAGAGAGCATGAAGTTCACGCAGGCGTACGCGGCGTCGCCGGTCTGCAGTCCGACACGGGCCTCGCTGATGACGGGCAAGAATCCGGCCCGGCTGAAGATGACCGTCTGGCACGAACAGGCCAAGTCGCACCGCAAAACAAAGCGGCCGCTGATCGAAGGGAAGTCGCTACCCAACCTGACGCATACTGAAACCACGATCGCCGAACGGCTGCACCAGGCGGGTTACCGGACGCTACACGTGGGCAAATGGCATCTGGGGGAAGCGGGCTTTTACCCTGAGAGTCATGGCTTTGAAGTCAACATCGGCGGCACACTGTGGGGCGCACCGCAGACGTTCTTTTATCCCTTTGCCGGAGACAGACATTACGGACATGAGTTCCGTTATGTGCCGGGAGTGCTGGAGCGAAGTGACCAGGACGACTACCTGACCGATCGGCTGACGGACGAAGCGATCCGCCTGCTGAAATCATCGGCTAGCGGTAAGCGTCCCTTTTTTCTGAACATGGCTTATCACACGGTGCACACACCCATCGAGGGAAAGCTGGATGTGGTGAAAGCGTACGAGAAAAAAATCCAGCCGGACTCTCCCTGGCAAAACGCGGAGTACGCAGCGATGGTGGCCAGCCTGGATGAGAACGTGGGCCGGATTCTGAAAACGCTGGAAGAGTTGAAACTGGCCGACAATACCGCGGTGCTTCTGATGTCGGACAACGGCGGTTTCATCAACCAGTATGAAGGCAAGACGGTCACGAACAATCACCCGCTCCGTTCGGGGAAAGGGTCGCTGTATGAGGGGGGAATCCGCATTCCCCTGCTCGTCCGCTGGCCGGGCGTGACGACGGCGGGGAGTGTCTCCGCGGAACCGGTAGTGACATCAGACCTGTACCCGACGTTGATCGACCTGCTGGAACTGCAAGCAGACCAGGAACAGCGGGACGGGGTTTCGCTGAAGCCGCTGCTCACAGGTTCAACTCAGAAACTAAAACGGGACCGGCTACACTTCCATTACCCGCATTACTATCCGACGACCACCCCCGCCAGCGCAATGCGGGCCGGGAACTGGAAGCTGATTCATTACTACGAAGACGATCGCAATGAGCTGTATGACCTCAGCCGGGATCCGTCAGAGACGACCGATCTGTCAAAACAGAAACCAGAGCAGGCACAACAGTTGTGGAAGCAGTTGCACGCCTGGCTGAAAGGCGTCGATGCGAGTTTTCCACAGGAGAATCCAGAGCGGCGGAAGTGA
- a CDS encoding purple acid phosphatase family protein produces the protein MLKLTSCLCLLTVCCSLTLPVLGEEKSRWEHKKNYEKMIVEPTLPVATDVPDRILLSWKQDPARSFSVTWRSKAGADAVAEIAPAEAGPQFVKQARLIPGKTSPLKTNLGTVHMHAATFKDLKPNTLYVYRVGSRRTVPLSKADQEDVEPLTAEYAWSEWTQYRTAQKSTGDVVAPVRFVYVGDAQNDVKSHWSRLIRESYRDAPRMTFMLHAGDLVNHGNHDQEWGEWFYAGSGIFSSIPQLAVPGNHEYARDPFAEKPEGEESLPKTLSRRWGQRFEFPDNGPKGSIENIFYVDVQGVRIIGLDSNREIEAQTEWLKKVLSDNPNRWTILTHHHPIYSSSVKRDNPELRKTWQRLYEKYHVDLVLQGHDHSYGRTGPISLQLSRQLETEENVATGLRVADQSGGPVYVVSVSGPKMYELKQYPAEAIQTDPFRRRAQGKQLYQVITVEQDRLVYQAKTVTGKLYDQFTITKNKAGKNVFEDQAPPLHE, from the coding sequence GTGTTGAAATTGACTTCCTGTCTGTGTCTGTTGACAGTCTGCTGCAGTCTGACTCTTCCTGTCCTGGGTGAAGAGAAATCCCGCTGGGAACATAAGAAAAACTACGAGAAGATGATTGTCGAGCCGACGCTGCCGGTCGCCACCGATGTACCGGACCGCATTCTGCTTTCGTGGAAGCAGGACCCTGCCCGCTCCTTTTCCGTCACCTGGCGGAGTAAAGCGGGAGCCGATGCGGTTGCTGAAATTGCGCCCGCCGAAGCGGGCCCGCAGTTCGTTAAGCAGGCCCGTCTCATCCCGGGTAAGACGTCGCCTCTCAAAACGAACCTGGGAACCGTGCACATGCATGCTGCGACTTTTAAAGATCTGAAGCCGAACACGTTATACGTCTATCGCGTGGGCAGCCGCAGAACTGTTCCGCTTTCCAAAGCAGATCAGGAAGACGTGGAACCGCTGACTGCGGAGTACGCCTGGAGTGAATGGACTCAGTATCGCACTGCACAGAAATCGACAGGAGACGTGGTGGCGCCGGTCCGGTTTGTGTACGTCGGCGATGCACAGAACGATGTAAAAAGTCACTGGTCGCGGCTGATTCGGGAATCGTACCGCGATGCCCCGCGGATGACTTTCATGCTGCATGCCGGCGATCTGGTAAATCATGGCAATCACGACCAGGAATGGGGCGAATGGTTTTACGCCGGCAGTGGCATCTTTTCTTCAATCCCCCAACTGGCGGTCCCCGGCAATCACGAATATGCGCGCGATCCGTTTGCGGAGAAACCTGAGGGGGAGGAGTCGCTGCCCAAGACACTCAGCCGTCGCTGGGGACAACGCTTTGAGTTCCCCGATAACGGGCCAAAGGGTTCTATAGAAAATATATTCTACGTCGACGTACAGGGCGTGCGGATCATCGGCCTGGATTCGAACCGGGAGATTGAAGCCCAGACCGAGTGGCTGAAGAAAGTCTTAAGCGACAACCCGAATCGCTGGACGATTCTGACGCACCATCACCCGATCTATTCCTCCAGCGTGAAACGCGATAATCCCGAACTCCGTAAGACCTGGCAGCGGCTGTATGAAAAGTATCATGTGGACCTCGTCCTGCAGGGACACGATCACAGCTACGGACGGACCGGACCGATATCGCTGCAGTTGAGTCGTCAACTCGAAACCGAAGAGAACGTGGCGACCGGCCTGCGGGTGGCGGATCAGTCGGGCGGCCCCGTGTATGTGGTCTCCGTCAGTGGCCCGAAGATGTATGAATTAAAGCAGTACCCCGCCGAAGCGATTCAGACAGATCCCTTCCGCCGCCGCGCCCAGGGCAAGCAGTTGTATCAGGTGATTACCGTCGAGCAGGATCGTCTGGTCTATCAGGCCAAAACGGTGACCGGCAAATTGTACGATCAATTCACGATCACCAAGAACAAAGCGGGGAAAAACGTGTTCGAGGATCAGGCACCGCCGCTGCATGAGTAG